Proteins found in one Mesorhizobium sp. CAU 1732 genomic segment:
- a CDS encoding aldehyde dehydrogenase family protein, giving the protein MSLTYPEALNYIGAEWIGGEPAADSLNPANGSILGSYRPGSGGLADQAVAVAREAFDRTGWSSSPRQRAAALYELADRLEAAKDELADLIVAENGKLKREAVGEMIGAISETRYYAGLARTVLGRTLETAPGNFSMMNREAAGVTAIIVPWNAPVTLLVRSLGPALAAGCTVVIKPAPQTPLIHALVMRCIHECPSLPKGVVNSVNENGIEVGEALVASDDVDVISFTGSSATGKRIMAGAAPTLKRLSLELGGKAPAVIFDDADLDQAVRELTGASLMMAGQICVAATRFLVAKPLEKEFTARIKAAFEAVQTGPGADPASQMGSLIDRPSQARVAGLIEQAADEGELILKGGAPGGALAAGSFLTPTLFRIDDIRSSLVQEELFGPIVSIETFEDEQEAVAKANATRYGLAASVFTRDLNRATRISRAIRAGTVWLNCHGRLFAEGETGGYRQSGLGRLHGVEGLNDFLETKHVYLEAGAV; this is encoded by the coding sequence ATGAGCCTGACATATCCTGAAGCACTGAACTACATCGGCGCAGAGTGGATCGGTGGCGAACCGGCCGCCGACAGCCTCAACCCCGCCAATGGTTCCATTCTCGGCTCCTACCGGCCGGGCAGTGGGGGCCTTGCCGACCAGGCCGTCGCGGTTGCCCGCGAGGCATTCGACCGGACGGGCTGGTCCTCCTCGCCGCGCCAGCGTGCCGCCGCGCTCTACGAACTTGCCGACCGGCTGGAGGCGGCGAAGGACGAACTCGCCGACCTGATCGTCGCTGAGAATGGGAAGCTGAAGCGGGAAGCCGTCGGCGAGATGATCGGCGCGATTTCCGAAACGCGCTATTACGCCGGCCTCGCGCGGACCGTGCTTGGCCGCACGCTGGAGACCGCGCCCGGCAATTTCTCGATGATGAACCGCGAGGCTGCCGGCGTGACGGCGATCATCGTGCCGTGGAACGCGCCGGTCACGCTTTTGGTGCGTTCGCTCGGACCAGCGCTGGCGGCAGGCTGTACCGTCGTCATCAAGCCGGCGCCACAGACGCCGCTGATCCACGCCCTCGTCATGCGCTGCATCCACGAATGCCCGTCATTGCCGAAGGGTGTCGTCAATTCGGTCAATGAAAACGGCATCGAGGTGGGCGAGGCGCTGGTTGCCTCCGATGACGTCGATGTCATCTCGTTTACCGGCTCCAGCGCGACAGGCAAGCGCATCATGGCGGGCGCCGCACCGACGTTGAAGCGGCTGTCGCTGGAACTCGGCGGCAAGGCGCCGGCGGTGATCTTCGACGATGCCGATCTCGATCAGGCCGTCCGTGAACTCACCGGTGCGTCGCTGATGATGGCGGGCCAGATCTGTGTGGCGGCGACGCGCTTTCTGGTGGCCAAGCCGCTCGAGAAAGAATTCACGGCACGGATCAAGGCGGCATTCGAGGCAGTCCAGACGGGGCCGGGTGCCGACCCGGCGAGCCAGATGGGGTCGCTAATCGATCGCCCCAGCCAGGCACGCGTGGCAGGGCTGATCGAGCAGGCCGCCGACGAGGGTGAACTGATCCTCAAGGGCGGTGCGCCGGGTGGCGCGCTCGCCGCCGGTTCGTTCCTGACGCCGACGCTTTTCAGGATCGACGACATAAGGTCTTCGCTGGTTCAGGAAGAATTGTTCGGCCCCATCGTCTCCATCGAGACGTTCGAGGACGAGCAGGAGGCTGTCGCCAAGGCCAACGCCACACGCTACGGCCTCGCCGCAAGTGTCTTCACGCGCGACCTGAACCGGGCGACGCGGATATCGCGCGCGATCCGTGCAGGCACGGTCTGGCTCAACTGCCATGGCCGGCTGTTCGCGGAGGGCGAGACCGGGGGCTATCGCCAGTCGGGTCTCGGCAGGCTCCACGGCGTGGAAGGTCTCAACGACTTCCTCGAAACCAAGCATGTCTACCTGGAGGCGGGCGCGGTTTAA
- a CDS encoding FAD-dependent monooxygenase, with translation MQEQQAQVVIVGGGPVGMGLAIELGQRGVRVVVVERYPTPQPVPKGQNLTQRTMEHFHFWGAEKELRAARTVPKEYGIGGLTAYGTLLGDYHYDWLQRELVRPYYFTDNERLPQYATEEVLRARAAQLDSVELLYGYTGEGLEQDGDGVTVTALRRTDGERIRIRADYAVGCDGSRSVMREAAGITQTRSDHDRLMVLLVFRSTGLHELLKRFPGKSFYNVLHPDLKGYWQFFGRVDLGNSWFFHAPVPPGTTKDNFDFTSYLHRAVGAEFDVEFEHVGFWDLRFAVADSYRSGRVFIAGDAAHSHPPYGGYGINTGLEDACNLGWKLAATLGGWGGADLLDSYDAERRPVFISTARDFIGKAIESDRAFLAAYDPLRDRAGFEAEWAARSSGAAGEVDSFEPNYRGSPVVAGEPGAMPSAAGGHRFEARAGHHLAPQPLSDGRDVYEALGNGFTLLAFDADEEAVGRMRAAAERAGLPLAIVSDTAAGGREKYGARLVLVRPDQFVAWTSDDTPPDPAALLALVSGRP, from the coding sequence ATGCAGGAACAACAGGCACAGGTGGTCATCGTCGGCGGTGGCCCCGTCGGCATGGGGCTGGCCATCGAGCTGGGCCAGCGCGGCGTCCGCGTCGTGGTGGTCGAGCGCTATCCAACGCCCCAGCCGGTTCCGAAGGGGCAGAACCTGACCCAGCGCACCATGGAGCATTTCCATTTCTGGGGCGCGGAAAAGGAGCTGCGCGCCGCGCGCACCGTGCCGAAGGAATATGGCATCGGCGGGCTGACCGCATATGGCACGCTGCTGGGCGACTATCATTACGACTGGCTGCAACGCGAACTGGTCCGCCCGTATTACTTCACCGACAATGAGCGCCTGCCGCAATATGCCACCGAAGAAGTGCTGCGCGCGCGGGCCGCGCAACTGGATTCCGTCGAGCTGCTCTATGGCTACACCGGCGAGGGCCTGGAGCAGGACGGCGACGGCGTCACGGTGACGGCGCTGAGGCGCACGGATGGCGAACGCATCCGCATCCGCGCCGACTATGCCGTCGGCTGCGACGGCAGCCGCTCGGTCATGCGCGAGGCTGCCGGCATCACCCAGACGCGGTCGGACCATGATCGGCTGATGGTGCTGCTCGTCTTCCGCTCCACCGGCTTGCACGAGCTTCTGAAGCGGTTTCCCGGCAAGTCCTTCTACAACGTCCTGCACCCGGACCTGAAGGGTTACTGGCAGTTCTTCGGCAGGGTCGATCTCGGCAATAGCTGGTTCTTCCACGCCCCCGTGCCGCCGGGAACGACGAAGGACAATTTCGACTTCACCTCCTATCTCCACCGGGCGGTCGGCGCCGAATTCGACGTCGAGTTCGAGCATGTCGGCTTCTGGGATCTGAGGTTCGCCGTTGCCGACAGCTACCGCAGCGGCCGCGTCTTCATTGCCGGCGACGCCGCCCACAGCCATCCGCCCTATGGCGGCTACGGCATCAACACCGGGCTTGAAGACGCGTGCAATCTCGGCTGGAAGCTTGCCGCGACCCTCGGCGGCTGGGGTGGGGCGGATTTGCTTGACAGCTACGACGCCGAGCGCCGACCGGTCTTCATCTCGACCGCGCGCGATTTCATCGGCAAGGCGATCGAAAGCGATCGCGCCTTCCTTGCCGCTTACGATCCGCTGCGCGACCGCGCGGGTTTCGAGGCTGAGTGGGCGGCGCGGAGCTCGGGCGCGGCGGGCGAAGTCGATTCTTTCGAGCCGAACTATCGCGGTTCACCGGTTGTGGCCGGCGAACCCGGCGCCATGCCCAGCGCTGCCGGCGGCCATCGCTTCGAGGCCCGCGCCGGGCACCATCTCGCGCCGCAACCTCTCTCGGACGGTCGCGATGTCTACGAGGCGCTCGGCAATGGATTCACGCTTCTGGCGTTCGATGCGGACGAGGAGGCGGTCGGGCGGATGCGCGCGGCGGCCGAGCGCGCGGGGCTGCCGCTGGCAATCGTCAGCGACACGGCCGCCGGCGGGCGCGAGAAATATGGCGCGCGTTTGGTGCTCGTCCGGCCGGACCAGTTCGTCGCATGGACGTCGGACGATACGCCGCCCGATCCCGCCGCATTGCTGGCGCTCGTATCAGGCCGGCCCTGA
- a CDS encoding ABC transporter permease, whose product MSIHIYLLKRLLYTLPLLAGAITVIFILIHAAPGDPVDYLIGEAGADQEMIDRMRSQMGLDQPLVTRLWLYGLQVASGNLGYSAVSGAPVLTLILERFPATLLLMATQYTMAAVAGIALGVLAARNPRSRTDNVITFLSLASFAIPVFWLGQMMILVLAYHLNWFPIQGMTNLRRGYTGYAYAMDVAYHLTLPALTLALSNLGLITRLTRSSMIQVLGQDYIKVATAKGLSERAVLLRHALRNSLLPVITVIGDSLPGLIAGAVIVETVFGWPGLGRLTLDAINSRDYPLLMGMFLFISVFVILINLIVDLLYAVLDPRIRYQ is encoded by the coding sequence GTGTCAATCCATATCTACCTGCTCAAGCGGCTGCTCTACACGCTGCCGCTGCTCGCGGGAGCCATCACGGTCATCTTCATTCTCATCCATGCCGCACCCGGCGATCCGGTCGACTATCTGATCGGTGAAGCGGGTGCGGATCAGGAGATGATCGACCGGATGCGCTCGCAGATGGGTCTCGATCAACCGCTGGTGACCCGCTTGTGGCTTTACGGGCTGCAGGTCGCGAGCGGGAACCTGGGGTACTCGGCGGTCTCCGGCGCGCCGGTCCTGACGCTGATCCTCGAGCGTTTTCCCGCCACTCTTCTGCTCATGGCGACCCAGTACACGATGGCGGCCGTCGCAGGCATCGCGCTGGGCGTCCTTGCCGCGCGCAACCCCCGCTCTCGCACCGACAACGTCATCACGTTCCTCTCGCTGGCGAGCTTCGCGATACCCGTCTTCTGGCTCGGTCAGATGATGATCCTGGTGCTCGCCTATCATCTCAACTGGTTTCCCATTCAGGGCATGACCAATCTCAGGCGCGGCTACACCGGCTACGCCTACGCCATGGACGTCGCCTATCACCTGACCCTGCCCGCATTGACCCTCGCGCTTTCCAATCTCGGCCTCATCACCCGGCTGACGCGCAGCAGCATGATCCAGGTGCTGGGGCAGGATTACATCAAGGTGGCGACCGCGAAGGGGCTCAGCGAGCGCGCGGTGCTGCTGCGGCATGCGCTGCGCAACAGCCTTCTGCCGGTCATCACCGTGATCGGGGACTCGCTTCCGGGACTGATCGCCGGCGCGGTCATCGTCGAGACCGTATTCGGCTGGCCGGGCCTCGGCCGTCTCACGCTCGATGCCATCAACTCGCGCGACTACCCCCTGCTGATGGGAATGTTCCTGTTCATCAGCGTCTTCGTCATCCTCATCAACCTGATCGTGGACCTGCTCTATGCCGTCCTCGACCCGCGCATCCGCTACCAGTAG
- a CDS encoding amidohydrolase family protein gives MKKIDAFNHIWPKPFFDALIDHIGAMTDIAMRSGAVPMMTELDRRFEVMDMFGGDYQQVLSLASPPLEKLAGAEKALELSQIGSDAMAELVQKYPERFPGFIGTAPMNNPDALIEECRRAIEDLGAVGMQIFTNIAGDPVDLPQYEAFFEFMASTGKPVFLHPARGENFSDYKNEARSEYEIWWTFGWPYETSVAMARMVFSRLFDKYPGLKVVTHHAGGMVPFFEGRVGPGWDQMGKRTTDRDLAAVRTALKRPHLDYFKEFYADTASFGSRKAIEHAMEFFGEDRILFASDAPFDPEGGPMYIRETIKILDSLDVSEEVRAKIYNGNATKLLGLKQ, from the coding sequence ATGAAAAAGATCGACGCGTTCAATCACATCTGGCCGAAGCCTTTCTTCGACGCGCTGATCGACCATATCGGGGCGATGACCGACATCGCCATGCGCTCGGGCGCAGTGCCGATGATGACCGAACTCGACCGCCGCTTCGAGGTGATGGACATGTTCGGCGGGGACTACCAGCAGGTGCTGTCGCTGGCATCGCCGCCCCTCGAGAAGCTGGCGGGTGCCGAAAAGGCGCTCGAACTGTCGCAGATCGGGTCCGACGCGATGGCCGAACTGGTTCAGAAATACCCGGAGCGCTTTCCCGGCTTCATCGGCACGGCGCCGATGAACAATCCCGACGCGTTGATCGAGGAATGCCGGCGTGCCATCGAGGACCTCGGCGCGGTGGGCATGCAGATTTTCACGAACATTGCCGGCGATCCGGTCGATCTGCCCCAGTATGAGGCGTTCTTCGAATTCATGGCCAGCACCGGCAAGCCGGTGTTCCTGCATCCCGCCCGCGGCGAGAATTTCTCGGATTACAAGAACGAGGCGCGGTCCGAATACGAGATCTGGTGGACGTTCGGCTGGCCCTACGAGACGTCGGTGGCCATGGCGCGCATGGTCTTCTCGCGGTTGTTCGACAAATATCCGGGCCTCAAGGTCGTGACCCACCACGCAGGCGGCATGGTGCCGTTCTTCGAGGGGCGCGTCGGTCCGGGCTGGGACCAGATGGGCAAGCGCACGACGGACCGCGACCTCGCTGCGGTGCGCACCGCGCTCAAGCGGCCGCATCTCGACTATTTCAAGGAATTCTACGCCGACACCGCCTCCTTCGGCTCCCGCAAGGCGATCGAGCACGCCATGGAGTTCTTCGGCGAGGATCGCATTCTTTTTGCCTCGGACGCGCCCTTCGATCCAGAAGGCGGGCCGATGTACATCCGCGAGACGATCAAAATCCTCGATTCCCTCGACGTTTCCGAGGAGGTGCGGGCGAAGATCTACAATGGCAACGCCACGAAGCTGCTCGGCCTGAAGCAGTGA
- a CDS encoding TRAP transporter fused permease subunit, with protein MVSVYERKPGFGLSAAVGRPLIEFLALCLTFLAIAWAVGVPRMAGVAFYPQQYMAMMLALAMPIAFLMLPARRGEVRHVVPWYDCLAAALSFGAVVYMAVRYPQVVNLIFSKPASAWIPGTIIIVLLLEAVRRATGWALVFIIGAFLLYGLFGNYLPGRFAGRAQDWTMLAGYMAYDSNGILGLPMVVAATIVVTFILFGALLAATGGTKFFTDAALLAMGRFRGGSMKIAVVASALFGSVSGSAVANVVATGVVTIPMIKRDGYPAHKAGAIEAVASTGGQMMPPVMGAAAFLMAEFLQISYAEVAMAALVPSLLYYAALFIQTDLDAARLGIAPLAKSEIPDRRSVLSGWHFGLAFVVLIYALFTLGWQPERAALVACLCVVITSAIFGYEAVRPKLRALFDAFPETGKSVVEIILISAASGIVIGVLNVTGLSFNLTYALVQLGGGNPLVLLVLSAAVCIVLGMGLPTLGVYVLLAALVAPALVEVGFNPIAAHLYILYFGMMSMITPPIAIAAFAAASIAKAPPMATAMASVKFGWSAFIIPFLFVFSPTLILIGEPASIAQALVTAVVGVWMVSAGLAGYLFTRLSRLSRALFIVFGLLALVPAEAFHGAGYTDIIGVLGGMVLFVMEVRKARQIKQRGKEALV; from the coding sequence ATGGTGTCGGTATATGAAAGAAAGCCCGGTTTCGGGCTTTCCGCTGCCGTTGGGCGGCCGCTCATCGAGTTTCTGGCGCTTTGCCTCACCTTTCTTGCCATTGCGTGGGCGGTCGGCGTGCCTCGCATGGCCGGGGTAGCCTTCTATCCCCAGCAATATATGGCGATGATGCTGGCACTGGCGATGCCGATCGCATTCCTGATGCTGCCGGCCCGGCGTGGCGAGGTGCGCCACGTGGTGCCGTGGTATGACTGCCTCGCCGCCGCTCTCTCATTCGGCGCCGTGGTCTACATGGCCGTGCGCTATCCGCAGGTCGTCAACCTGATCTTTTCCAAGCCGGCAAGCGCCTGGATCCCCGGTACCATCATCATCGTGCTGCTGCTCGAGGCCGTGCGTCGTGCGACGGGCTGGGCTCTGGTCTTCATCATCGGTGCCTTCCTGCTTTACGGGCTGTTCGGCAACTATCTGCCCGGGCGATTTGCCGGACGCGCGCAGGACTGGACGATGCTGGCCGGCTACATGGCCTATGACAGCAACGGCATTCTCGGCCTTCCGATGGTCGTAGCGGCAACGATCGTCGTGACCTTCATCCTGTTCGGCGCGCTGCTTGCGGCCACCGGCGGCACCAAATTCTTCACCGACGCCGCACTTCTCGCCATGGGCCGTTTTCGTGGAGGCTCCATGAAGATCGCCGTCGTGGCCTCGGCCCTGTTCGGCTCGGTCTCCGGCTCGGCGGTCGCCAACGTGGTGGCCACCGGCGTGGTCACGATCCCGATGATCAAGCGCGACGGTTATCCCGCCCACAAAGCGGGCGCGATCGAGGCCGTGGCCTCGACCGGAGGACAGATGATGCCGCCGGTGATGGGAGCGGCCGCCTTCCTGATGGCCGAATTCCTGCAGATTTCCTATGCGGAAGTGGCGATGGCCGCGCTCGTGCCGTCGCTGCTTTATTATGCCGCGCTCTTCATCCAGACCGACCTCGATGCCGCCCGTCTCGGTATCGCGCCGCTGGCGAAGTCGGAGATCCCCGACCGCAGGAGCGTGCTCAGCGGCTGGCATTTCGGCCTCGCCTTCGTGGTGCTGATCTATGCGTTGTTCACGCTGGGCTGGCAGCCGGAGCGGGCAGCACTGGTCGCCTGCCTGTGCGTCGTGATCACCTCGGCGATCTTCGGCTACGAGGCGGTGCGGCCAAAGTTGAGGGCGCTGTTCGACGCATTCCCGGAAACGGGAAAGTCGGTCGTCGAAATCATCCTGATCTCGGCCGCTTCCGGTATCGTCATCGGAGTTCTCAACGTCACCGGTCTGTCCTTCAACCTGACCTATGCTTTGGTGCAACTCGGCGGCGGCAACCCGCTCGTACTGCTGGTGCTGTCGGCTGCGGTTTGCATCGTGCTCGGCATGGGCCTGCCGACATTGGGCGTCTACGTGCTGCTCGCCGCACTCGTCGCCCCGGCGCTGGTGGAAGTCGGCTTCAATCCGATCGCCGCCCATCTCTACATCCTCTATTTCGGGATGATGTCGATGATCACGCCGCCGATCGCGATCGCCGCCTTTGCGGCAGCCAGCATCGCCAAGGCCCCGCCGATGGCGACCGCGATGGCTTCGGTGAAATTCGGCTGGTCCGCCTTCATCATCCCGTTCCTGTTCGTATTCTCCCCGACGCTGATCCTGATCGGCGAACCGGCGAGCATCGCGCAGGCGCTGGTGACGGCGGTGGTCGGCGTGTGGATGGTTTCGGCGGGTCTCGCCGGCTACCTTTTCACCCGGTTGTCGCGTCTTTCGCGGGCGCTTTTCATCGTCTTCGGATTGTTGGCGCTGGTCCCGGCGGAGGCATTCCATGGTGCCGGCTATACCGATATCATCGGAGTGCTGGGTGGCATGGTGTTGTTCGTCATGGAAGTGCGCAAGGCCCGGCAGATAAAGCAAAGGGGCAAGGAGGCCTTGGTTTGA
- a CDS encoding ABC transporter permease, with translation MSITIAASPATSRAWIRFRANTGAMVGLFITTIIVLTAVSASYLPLYDPMEMGRAFLPPSVVHFMGTDSLGSDIFSNIILGARTSLIVGLCAVLTSTLVGVAVGAAAGYFGGTVDTVLMRITEMFQILPQFFLAIVIVALFGSSIWNVVFVIGALTWPVTARLLRAEFLTLRKRDFVDAARSLGMSHSDIIFREMLPNALPPIIVNCTLQISSAILLQTSLAFLGLGDPNAMSWGTMLHTAQDYFSRAWWMAAFPGIALFLTTLSLNLVGDGLNDALNPKAN, from the coding sequence ATGTCGATCACGATCGCAGCGTCGCCGGCCACTTCGCGCGCCTGGATCAGGTTTCGCGCCAACACGGGGGCCATGGTCGGCCTTTTCATAACCACGATCATCGTGCTGACCGCGGTCTCGGCGTCCTACCTTCCGCTCTATGACCCGATGGAGATGGGCAGGGCTTTCCTGCCGCCCTCGGTCGTTCACTTCATGGGAACCGACAGCCTCGGCTCGGATATTTTCAGCAACATCATCCTGGGCGCCAGAACGTCGTTGATCGTCGGGCTGTGCGCGGTGCTCACGTCGACGCTCGTGGGCGTCGCCGTGGGCGCGGCGGCGGGATATTTCGGCGGCACGGTCGATACAGTCCTGATGCGCATCACCGAAATGTTCCAGATTCTGCCGCAGTTCTTCCTGGCGATCGTGATCGTCGCTCTGTTCGGCTCCAGCATCTGGAATGTGGTTTTCGTGATCGGCGCGCTCACATGGCCCGTCACGGCGCGCCTGCTGCGGGCAGAGTTCCTGACGCTCCGCAAGCGCGACTTCGTCGATGCCGCCCGCAGCCTCGGCATGTCGCACAGCGACATCATCTTTCGCGAGATGCTGCCCAACGCCCTGCCGCCGATCATCGTCAATTGTACGCTGCAGATTTCCAGCGCCATCCTGTTGCAGACCAGCCTTGCCTTTCTCGGACTTGGAGACCCCAACGCCATGAGCTGGGGGACCATGCTGCATACCGCGCAGGACTATTTCAGCCGCGCATGGTGGATGGCTGCTTTCCCCGGCATCGCCCTGTTCCTGACGACCCTGAGCCTCAACCTCGTCGGCGATGGCTTGAACGACGCGCTCAACCCGAAGGCCAACTGA
- a CDS encoding IclR family transcriptional regulator: MSEKAGNSLERVLSVLQVFTEERLEWTPEELMEELGYSRPTLYRYLKTLKEAGLLVSMPNAGFTLGPKVVEMDYLMRQSDPVIKIGHMHLENLTKKYSCTALLVRWYGNRILCVDSVSSTKNPISSYPRGRPMPLARGAIARSIVAFLPKRRMVPLVEASMAEFRSVGLGDTLEDVVESLRRVRKAGCAVAYGEVTPGVVGIAAPIFDTGQSPVASVCTTIAGNLVDGTVIDEISRNVRQVAADITEEMSRSRHKE; the protein is encoded by the coding sequence TTGAGCGAAAAGGCGGGCAATAGTCTCGAGCGTGTTCTCTCGGTTCTGCAGGTCTTTACCGAGGAACGGCTCGAATGGACGCCCGAGGAACTTATGGAGGAGTTGGGCTATAGTCGGCCCACCCTCTACAGGTATCTCAAGACGCTCAAAGAAGCGGGGCTGCTGGTCTCGATGCCCAATGCGGGGTTCACGCTGGGACCCAAGGTCGTCGAGATGGACTACCTGATGCGCCAGTCGGACCCGGTCATCAAGATCGGGCACATGCATCTCGAAAATCTCACCAAGAAATATTCCTGCACGGCGCTTCTGGTTCGCTGGTACGGCAACCGCATCCTTTGCGTCGATTCGGTCTCGTCTACCAAAAACCCCATATCCAGCTACCCGCGCGGTCGGCCCATGCCGCTGGCGCGCGGCGCCATTGCGCGCTCCATCGTCGCCTTCCTGCCCAAACGGCGGATGGTTCCGCTGGTCGAGGCAAGCATGGCGGAGTTTCGCTCGGTCGGGCTTGGAGACACGCTTGAGGACGTTGTGGAGAGCCTGCGCCGGGTACGGAAGGCCGGCTGCGCAGTGGCGTACGGAGAGGTGACGCCCGGTGTCGTGGGCATCGCAGCACCCATTTTCGACACCGGGCAAAGCCCTGTCGCCAGCGTCTGCACGACGATAGCCGGAAATCTGGTCGACGGCACGGTCATCGACGAAATCAGTCGGAATGTGCGGCAGGTCGCAGCGGATATTACCGAGGAAATGTCCCGCAGCAGGCACAAAGAGTAA
- a CDS encoding ABC transporter substrate-binding protein translates to MKYLMGTALRALALPLSLSGFVALAHAQNDSIVVGLSGDPTIINSGITTEISSSVVGAQIYSTIVRLDSAGDPIPSLAESWSVSEDGLTYTFNFHEGIKWHDGTPFTSDDVAWSLLNINKTYNGPAGGLLAAVDAIDTPDENTAVFRLSRPYPPLLRGLAYFNSSTILPRHVFDNGQDPRENPANLKPIGTGPFVFGEFRKGSHITLNRYEDYHLEGPYVDRLIFQIIPNEAARGLALETGEIDYIPYHVMPLGEVDRLEGASDITVAFQKRSIAGQYQAFLNTREGPLADTAVRQALYFAMDREDLLEKAGFGHGKVSDGGPFSSELPIFYSADVKQYSHDPDLANQMLDDAGYPRGSDGKRFTLRISYSLAEGPMQNVSRLLRSQFSAVGVDLVDEGMETSAWRDRSFVQWDYDITMGSYASGPDPAIGASAFFTCDRIQRISGHNASGYCDEKVDALFEAGGRELDDRKRIDFYRQAATAITEAVPHWWFWDRYYPIAFRSNLEGITEDITGYGTLDRVRWVE, encoded by the coding sequence ATGAAATACCTCATGGGAACTGCATTACGGGCGCTTGCCCTGCCACTGTCTCTCTCTGGATTCGTCGCACTTGCGCACGCCCAGAACGACAGCATCGTCGTCGGTCTTTCCGGCGATCCCACGATCATCAATTCCGGCATCACGACTGAAATCAGTTCCAGCGTGGTCGGAGCGCAAATTTACAGCACGATCGTTCGCCTCGATTCCGCGGGCGATCCCATTCCATCGCTCGCGGAAAGCTGGTCGGTCTCGGAAGACGGTCTCACCTACACCTTCAATTTCCACGAAGGCATCAAGTGGCACGACGGCACGCCCTTCACGTCGGATGACGTGGCGTGGAGCCTGCTCAACATCAACAAGACCTACAACGGACCGGCTGGTGGTCTGCTGGCGGCTGTCGATGCCATCGACACGCCCGACGAGAATACTGCGGTGTTCCGATTGTCGCGGCCATATCCACCGCTTCTGCGCGGGCTCGCCTATTTCAACAGCTCGACGATCCTGCCGCGCCACGTTTTCGACAACGGTCAGGATCCACGGGAAAATCCCGCCAATCTGAAGCCGATCGGCACAGGCCCCTTCGTGTTCGGGGAATTCAGGAAGGGCAGCCACATCACGCTCAACCGCTACGAGGACTACCATCTCGAAGGGCCTTATGTGGACCGCCTGATTTTCCAGATCATCCCCAACGAGGCGGCGCGGGGGCTGGCGCTGGAGACCGGCGAGATCGACTACATTCCCTACCACGTCATGCCCCTTGGCGAGGTCGACCGGCTCGAAGGCGCGAGCGACATTACCGTCGCCTTCCAGAAGCGGTCGATCGCGGGCCAGTACCAGGCATTCCTCAACACGCGCGAGGGGCCTCTCGCGGACACGGCCGTCCGGCAGGCGCTTTATTTTGCAATGGACAGGGAAGACCTGCTCGAAAAAGCAGGTTTCGGCCATGGCAAGGTGTCGGATGGCGGACCGTTCTCGTCCGAACTTCCGATCTTCTACAGCGCCGACGTGAAGCAGTATTCGCACGATCCCGATCTGGCCAACCAGATGCTCGACGACGCCGGATATCCGCGCGGCAGCGACGGCAAGCGCTTTACGCTGCGCATTTCCTACTCGCTGGCGGAAGGGCCGATGCAGAACGTATCGCGCCTGCTGAGGTCGCAGTTTTCGGCGGTCGGCGTGGATCTGGTCGATGAAGGCATGGAGACGTCCGCGTGGCGCGACAGGTCCTTCGTCCAGTGGGACTACGACATCACCATGGGCTCCTATGCAAGCGGACCCGACCCTGCGATCGGCGCTTCGGCGTTCTTCACCTGCGACCGCATCCAGCGCATCTCCGGCCACAACGCATCCGGCTATTGCGACGAGAAGGTCGACGCCTTGTTCGAAGCCGGAGGCCGCGAACTCGACGACCGGAAACGCATCGATTTCTATCGCCAGGCTGCGACCGCCATCACGGAAGCCGTGCCGCATTGGTGGTTCTGGGATCGCTACTACCCGATCGCCTTCCGGTCCAATCTCGAAGGGATAACCGAGGACATCACCGGCTACGGAACGCTCGATCGCGTCCGCTGGGTCGAATAG